A genomic stretch from Orcinus orca chromosome 14, mOrcOrc1.1, whole genome shotgun sequence includes:
- the LOC125960991 gene encoding translation initiation factor IF-2-like — protein MCGLLLCPGPELRSRGEKVGPLQVGAFEPRANVRAPRPAAAAARPLQARTPPRAVPGRALRELRGCCSRRPGGRRREAVPQFVSNQGVRAVPRAGQQCVNKPTATPPPPRRARPAPAAAAAAAGSARLAPARRAAPPTAPPAAPPHPRRRGRPHLPPHARARSRTTRPARPARLVASREQGKGDALGPGRFPRPAWPGEVSGVAVFRWAGRRPPAAGEPSEREGAARRLGVTSCLTCHRGGPAGCAAGRASRREGLEARRARGGPRGTFSSPEGLLPAPAAARPPERLAPRLEGAPAAPSPRRDEPRRRSGPSPRPEPRAPAPSWGAGGSGREHPVEAGSRAPAARVASVLISSGYYIRCHGEERGERAARWPSARGGEGRESGPAGTHLCALLAPCGCCPRACRGRGGAGRRPGGPTCPQLPSRPREHSGSGRNVLFLLRRLAWVYSFLAPGVCTLKHLFNIKEAACAAVLVRSERVAVGSGAVNESSPRRLGADDSCGVHPAHTPGVPLTQGRRPFLGGDALEGRGRENAKGRRLIFPPPPAIWGNFGGGRVPTFPEACFPLLEELTRFHLAVLMSRWRSADSLQGWIVSHSESGWL, from the exons ATGTGTGGGCTCCTATTGTGCCCAGGTCCTGAGCTGCGTTCCAGAGGTGAAAAG GTCGGGCCCCTACAGGTGGGCGCTTTCGAGCCCCGGGCCAACGTGCGGGCCCCGCGCCCGGCTGCCGCCGCGGCTCGTCCCCTCCAGGCCCGGACGCCGCCGCGGGCCGTGCCGGGTAGGGCGCTCCGGGAGCTGCGCGGCTGCTGCTCGAGGAGGCCTGGCGGGCGGCGGCGAGAGGCTGTGCCCCAGTTTGTGTCCAATCAGGGAGTGCGGGCTGTGCCCCGAGCCGGGCAGCAATGCGTAAACAAACCCACTGCAACTCCTCCGCCCCCTCGGCGCGCTCGCcccgcgcccgccgccgccgccgccgccgccggctcTGCTCGCCTAGCGCCCGCCCGCCGGGccgccccccccaccgccccgcccgcggccccgccccacccccgccggCGCGGGCGCCCTCACCTACCGCCCCACGCGCGCGCGCGCTCGCGCACCACGCGCCCCGCGCGGCCCGCCCGGCTCGTGGCCTCCCGAGAGCAAGGTAAGGGCGATGCGCTGGGACCCGGGCGGTTTCCCCGCCCGGCGTGGCCGGGGGAAGTTTCTGGCGTCGCCGTATTCCGCTGGGCCGGGAGGAGGCCCCCGGCGGCAGGGGAGCCCAGTGAGCGGGAGGGGGCCGCCAGACGCCTGGGGGTCACAAGTTGCCTAACCTGCCATCGGGGCGGGCCGGCGGGCTGCGCGGCGGGGCGGGCGTCGCGCCGAGAGGGGCTGGAAGCGCGGCGGGCGAGGGGAGGGCCCCGAGGAACTTTCTCCTCCCCGGAGGGGCTCCTGCCAGCCCCGGCCGCGGCCCGGCCGCCGGAGCGGCTGGCTCCCCGGCTGGAGGGAGCCC CGGCAGCGCCTTCTCCGAGGAGGGACGAGCCGAGGCGGCGCTCGGGCCCTTCCCCCCGCCCGGAGCCGCGCGCCCCGGCGCCTagttggggggctgggggctcgGGGCGCGAGCATCCAGTGGAGGCCGGGAGTCGGGCCCCGGCAGCGCGCGTCGCTTCCGTTTTGATTAGCTCGGGTTATTATATAAGATGTCACGGAGAGGAAAGGGGCGAGCGGGCGGCGCGTTGGCCTTCCgcgaggggcggggaggggcgggagtCAGGGCCAGCGGGGACCCACCTGTGCGCCCTCCTCGCCCCCTGCGGGTGTTGCCCGCGCGCCTGCCGGGGACGGGGAGGTGCGGGGCGGCGGCCGGGTGGACCGACGTGCCCGCAGCTCCCCTCCCGGCCCCGGGAACATTCGGGCAGCGGCCGAAACGTGCTGTTTCTTCTCCGCCGCCTTGCCTGGGTCTACTCGTTTCTGGCTCCGGGCGTTTGTACTTTGAAACATTTGTTTAATATTAAAGAAGCTGCGTGTGCGGCCGTCCTAGTGCGCTCGGAACGTGTGGCCGTGGGCTCCGGGGCGGTTAATGAATCATCGCCCCGCAGACTGGGCGCCGATGATTCCTGCGGGGTCCACCCCGCGCATACTCCCGGTGTGCCTCTGACCCAGGGACGGCGACCCTTCCTCGGCGGTGACGCCTTGGAGGGCCGCGGGAGAGAGAATGCAAAAGGGCGGCGGCTtatttttccccctcctcccgcAATTTGGGGGAACTTTGGGGGTGGCAGAGTCCCCACATTTCCCGAGGCTTGTTTCCCGTTGTTAGAAGAGTTAACAAGATTCCACCTGGCTGTGTTGATGAGTCGGTGGAGGAGCGCTGATTCGCTGCAGGGTTGGATCGTCTCTCATTCAGAATCTGGATGGCTCTGA